From a region of the Marinomonas mediterranea MMB-1 genome:
- the ilvN gene encoding acetolactate synthase small subunit, which produces MRHIISVLLENEPGALSRVVGLFSQRNFNIESLNVAATDDPTLSRVTLTTFGSDQVVEQITKQLNKLIDVVKLVDLTEGLHIERELMLVKVRATGAQRAEVKRTVDIFRGSIVDMTPSIYTIQVAGESDKLDGFLQALGGTHLLEVVRTGVSGVARGEKTLSI; this is translated from the coding sequence ATGCGACACATAATCTCAGTATTGTTGGAGAACGAGCCGGGTGCCTTGTCGCGTGTGGTTGGACTATTCTCTCAACGTAACTTTAACATTGAATCTTTGAACGTAGCGGCGACAGATGATCCAACTTTGTCTCGTGTCACATTAACGACGTTTGGCTCTGATCAAGTGGTCGAGCAAATCACGAAGCAATTAAACAAGCTGATTGACGTCGTAAAGTTAGTGGACTTGACCGAAGGATTGCATATAGAGCGTGAGCTAATGCTTGTTAAAGTACGTGCAACAGGAGCGCAACGCGCCGAAGTGAAACGAACGGTTGATATTTTCCGTGGCAGTATCGTAGACATGACGCCATCTATCTATACCATTCAGGTAGCTGGTGAGTCTGATAAGCTAGACGGATTTCTTCAAGCATTAGGTGGAACGCACCTTCTCGAAGTCGTTAGAACGGGTGTTTCTGGCGTTGCTCGCGGAGAAAAAACGTTGTCGATATAG
- the adhP gene encoding alcohol dehydrogenase AdhP: MKAAVANTFGATLNIEEVALPAIEPHQVLVKIHACGVCHTDLHACHGDWPVKPTMPLIPGHEGAGEIIEVGNAVSHLKAGDRVGVPWLYSACGHCEYCLSGKESLCLSQQNSGYSVNGGYAEYCAAHSEYVVKIPDSISYIDAAPLFCAGVTTYKALKVSEAKPGNWVAIFGIGGLGHLAVQYAIAMGLRVVAVDTGESKKELSSSLGAEHFVDFRVDNVVEDIKALTGGVHGSVCTAVSKAGFRQSYDVVRRGGKCVLVGLPPEDMPLPIFDTVLNGVSVVGSIVGTRKDLEECLEFAARGKVKAIITEKKLEDINDIFADMEKGDITGRIVMTI, encoded by the coding sequence ATGAAAGCAGCAGTAGCGAATACATTTGGAGCAACTTTAAACATTGAAGAGGTTGCACTACCTGCGATAGAACCACATCAAGTACTCGTAAAAATCCATGCCTGTGGCGTATGCCATACCGATCTACATGCCTGTCACGGTGATTGGCCAGTAAAACCAACAATGCCTTTAATTCCAGGTCATGAAGGCGCAGGTGAGATTATCGAAGTTGGAAACGCTGTGTCGCATCTAAAAGCAGGAGACCGTGTAGGAGTCCCTTGGCTGTACAGTGCGTGTGGTCATTGCGAGTACTGCCTAAGTGGTAAAGAAAGTCTCTGCTTGTCTCAACAAAATTCTGGCTACTCAGTCAATGGCGGCTATGCCGAATACTGCGCCGCTCATTCTGAATATGTAGTAAAGATTCCAGATAGCATCAGCTACATCGACGCTGCGCCTCTATTTTGCGCTGGAGTAACGACCTATAAGGCCCTTAAAGTATCAGAAGCAAAACCTGGAAATTGGGTCGCTATTTTCGGCATTGGTGGACTAGGGCATCTTGCTGTTCAATACGCCATCGCAATGGGACTGCGTGTCGTAGCCGTTGATACTGGCGAGTCAAAAAAAGAACTTTCATCCTCTTTAGGCGCAGAGCACTTTGTCGACTTTAGGGTAGACAACGTGGTCGAAGATATAAAAGCACTCACGGGCGGGGTACACGGTAGTGTCTGTACAGCCGTTAGTAAAGCCGGCTTCAGACAAAGCTATGACGTGGTTCGAAGGGGCGGAAAATGTGTATTGGTCGGCCTTCCGCCAGAAGACATGCCGTTACCTATTTTTGACACAGTACTAAACGGAGTCAGTGTTGTTGGCTCTATTGTAGGTACACGAAAAGACTTGGAGGAATGTTTAGAGTTCGCAGCCCGAGGAAAAGTTAAAGCCATTATTACCGAGAAAAAGCTCGAGGACATTAATGACATCTTCGCAGATATGGAAAAAGGAGACATTACAGGGCGAATCGTTATGACGATTTGA
- a CDS encoding zinc metallopeptidase translates to MHVVLLIAFVLLVFFGPALWVKLILKKYREPRPDLSGTGGELAEHLISRFRLEGVAVEEGVEGKDQFDVLAKKIRLSPYVYGEKSLTAVAVAAHEIGHAIAHTKNDPVSHLSTRYLPLAIVLQRITMLILLLWPIFSLALQIPYAPQFHFGVVILLGLLTVFVQVAILPEEWDASFNKALPILREGRYVDENDLTKIKRILFACALTYVAAALKNILLFWKFPRR, encoded by the coding sequence ATGCATGTTGTGTTATTAATAGCGTTTGTCTTGTTGGTATTTTTTGGCCCGGCCCTTTGGGTTAAACTGATTCTGAAAAAATATCGTGAGCCGCGACCTGATCTTTCGGGAACTGGCGGTGAATTGGCGGAGCATTTAATAAGTCGCTTTCGGCTCGAAGGTGTTGCTGTTGAGGAGGGGGTTGAGGGGAAAGACCAGTTCGATGTATTGGCTAAAAAAATAAGGTTGAGTCCTTATGTCTATGGAGAAAAATCACTAACCGCCGTTGCTGTTGCAGCTCATGAGATTGGACACGCGATAGCTCATACAAAAAATGATCCTGTTTCTCACTTAAGTACTCGTTATTTACCTTTGGCAATAGTGCTTCAGCGCATCACTATGCTGATACTTTTGCTTTGGCCTATTTTTAGTTTGGCTTTACAAATTCCGTATGCGCCTCAGTTCCATTTTGGGGTCGTCATTCTATTGGGTCTATTAACTGTCTTTGTTCAGGTTGCGATTTTGCCCGAGGAATGGGATGCGAGTTTTAACAAAGCGCTTCCTATTTTACGAGAAGGACGCTATGTTGACGAAAATGATTTAACAAAAATAAAGCGGATATTGTTTGCATGCGCTTTAACTTACGTCGCCGCAGCGCTTAAAAACATTTTGCTTTTTTGGAAATTTCCTAGACGTTAA